A genome region from Myroides fluvii includes the following:
- a CDS encoding 3-oxoacyl-ACP synthase III family protein: MFRSKISGLGYYVPDNVVTNDDLSKIMDTNHEWIVERTGIHERRHKVLEEDTTSGMGVKAAKKAMERAGVEAKDIDFVVFATLSPDYYFPGPGVMLQKELGLNTVAALDIRAQCSGFIYALSVADQYIKTGMYKTILVVGSEVHSAGLDMTTRGRAVSVIFGDGAGAAILTRSEDETGILSTHIHSQGEHAEELALLAPGMGGRWVSDILKDNNPDDLSYLPHMNGQFVFKNAVVRFSEVIMEGLEANKLQVSDIDMLIPHQANLRISQFIQQKFGLSDDQVYNNIQKYGNTTAASVPIALTEAWEQGKINTGDVVVLAAFGSGFTWGSVVLKW; the protein is encoded by the coding sequence ATGTTTAGATCAAAGATTTCGGGTCTAGGTTATTATGTACCCGATAACGTAGTAACCAATGACGATTTGTCAAAAATAATGGATACAAATCACGAATGGATCGTTGAAAGAACGGGAATTCACGAGCGTAGACATAAGGTTTTGGAAGAAGATACTACTTCGGGAATGGGAGTGAAAGCAGCTAAAAAAGCGATGGAAAGAGCTGGAGTAGAAGCTAAAGATATTGATTTTGTTGTATTCGCTACACTAAGTCCAGATTACTATTTTCCAGGACCTGGTGTGATGTTACAAAAAGAACTAGGTCTAAATACAGTAGCTGCTTTAGATATTAGAGCACAGTGTTCTGGTTTTATTTACGCGTTATCTGTAGCGGATCAATACATCAAAACCGGTATGTATAAAACTATTTTAGTTGTCGGGTCAGAAGTACATTCAGCAGGTTTGGATATGACTACTAGAGGAAGAGCTGTATCTGTTATTTTTGGTGATGGAGCAGGAGCAGCCATTTTAACGCGCTCTGAAGATGAAACTGGAATTTTATCTACACACATTCACTCGCAAGGAGAACATGCAGAAGAATTGGCTTTACTTGCGCCAGGAATGGGGGGAAGATGGGTGTCTGATATTTTGAAAGACAACAACCCAGATGATTTGAGTTATTTACCTCATATGAATGGTCAATTCGTATTTAAAAATGCCGTGGTGCGTTTTAGTGAAGTTATCATGGAAGGGCTAGAAGCAAATAAGTTACAAGTTTCTGATATTGATATGTTGATTCCGCATCAAGCCAATTTGCGCATCTCTCAGTTTATTCAGCAAAAGTTTGGATTGTCAGATGATCAAGTGTACAATAATATCCAAAAATACGGAAATACAACAGCAGCTTCTGTGCCGATTGCTTTGACAGAAGCGTGGGAGCAAGGCAAGATTAATACAGGAGATGTAGTAGTTTTAGCTGCTTTTGGAAGTGGTTTTACTTGGGGGAGTGTGGTGTTAAAATGGTAA
- a CDS encoding HAD family hydrolase translates to MLRTVIFDMDGVIVDTEPVHRYAYFQHFDELGIEVPEDMYTSFTGFSTKNTYQKVKEHFQLEQEVSDLVLRKRALFNESFDTKPDLELIEGVRDLIVQLHQQDIELILGSSASKSTIHRVFNRFELFPYFTHIVSGEDFPKSKPDPAIFNQAASLAKVSTKAHCLVIEDSTNGIKAANAAGIKVLGYKSQNSKQQDYSTADAVIESFLNFDTRELCHLMNFVK, encoded by the coding sequence ATGTTACGTACGGTTATTTTTGATATGGATGGGGTAATTGTGGATACAGAACCTGTTCATCGTTATGCCTATTTTCAACATTTTGACGAATTGGGAATTGAAGTGCCTGAAGATATGTATACTTCCTTTACTGGGTTTTCTACCAAAAACACCTATCAAAAAGTAAAAGAACACTTTCAATTGGAACAAGAGGTTTCCGATTTGGTTTTGCGCAAGCGTGCCTTGTTCAATGAGTCTTTTGATACAAAACCCGATTTAGAACTAATTGAAGGCGTTCGAGATTTAATCGTGCAGCTCCATCAACAAGATATTGAGCTAATCTTGGGATCATCCGCTTCGAAGAGTACTATTCACCGGGTGTTTAACCGTTTTGAACTATTTCCTTATTTTACTCATATTGTAAGCGGAGAGGATTTTCCTAAATCGAAACCCGATCCTGCGATCTTTAATCAAGCTGCTTCTTTAGCTAAAGTTTCAACAAAAGCACATTGTTTGGTTATCGAAGATAGTACTAATGGAATAAAAGCCGCGAATGCCGCAGGTATAAAAGTACTAGGATATAAGAGTCAAAATTCAAAACAACAAGATTATAGTACGGCTGATGCTGTTATTGAATCCTTTTTGAATTTTGATACACGCGAATTATGTCACCTTATGAACTTTGTGAAGTAA
- a CDS encoding endonuclease I family protein — MEKHFIVVLFASLLLGCSCTKNKIQPTSGFHPEETIQTGATETKQGITYAIPQSLKAYYKEINFSESSLTLQEDLGQLTTQKHTHRLTYNELWDVLKITDLTAAANEVYLLYGEKGTLQGKKAYVRGKNQNGGRQHQWNREHVYARSLGTPKLEQSSTGANEDAHHIRPADVQWNAQRGNKKFAQGSGAAGDVEGGWYPGDEWKGDVARMMFYMYIRYPKQCLPSNVAVGETNKTDRNMIDLLLQWNTEDPVSIIEIQRNAYLSNPEIQGNRNPFIDNPHLATRLWGGPEAENKWQTKHE, encoded by the coding sequence ATGGAAAAGCATTTCATCGTTGTTTTGTTCGCTTCTTTACTCCTTGGTTGTAGCTGTACAAAAAACAAAATACAACCTACCTCTGGTTTTCATCCAGAGGAAACAATACAAACAGGAGCTACTGAAACAAAACAAGGGATTACTTATGCAATTCCTCAATCGTTAAAGGCCTACTATAAGGAAATCAATTTTTCCGAGTCTAGTTTGACTTTACAAGAGGATTTAGGTCAATTAACAACGCAAAAACACACCCATCGTCTTACGTATAATGAGTTGTGGGATGTGCTGAAAATAACGGATTTAACCGCAGCTGCCAATGAAGTGTATTTACTTTATGGCGAAAAGGGAACGCTTCAAGGAAAAAAGGCCTACGTTCGAGGAAAAAATCAAAACGGAGGACGCCAACATCAATGGAATAGAGAACATGTGTATGCGCGTTCTTTGGGCACACCTAAGCTAGAGCAATCCAGTACTGGAGCCAATGAGGATGCTCATCATATCAGACCGGCGGATGTGCAATGGAATGCGCAACGCGGCAATAAGAAATTTGCGCAAGGATCGGGAGCAGCAGGAGATGTAGAAGGCGGATGGTATCCTGGCGATGAATGGAAAGGCGATGTAGCGCGTATGATGTTTTATATGTATATCCGCTACCCCAAACAATGCTTGCCTTCTAACGTTGCTGTAGGAGAAACGAATAAAACGGATCGCAACATGATTGATCTACTCTTACAATGGAATACAGAAGATCCCGTTTCAATCATTGAAATACAACGCAATGCATATTTGAGTAATCCTGAAATTCAGGGTAATCGAAACCCATTTATAGACAACCCTCATCTAGCTACCCGTTTATGGGGTGGCCCTGAAGCAGAGAATAAATGGCAAACAAAACACGAGTAA
- the ung gene encoding uracil-DNA glycosylase, which yields MNFRLQNTSWNAVLQEEFAQSYFEDLQNFVAAERKTKTIYPPQEQVFQALESLDFSDVKVVILGQDPYHGEFQANGLSFSVHKGVKFPPSLKNIFKELEDDLGIKNLHNGDLSSWAKQGVLLLNATLTVEASKAGSHQKRGWETFTDAVIERVATQLEHVVFILWGSYAQKKGKMIDRTKHLVLETAHPSPLSVYRGFYGSKPFSKSNEYLSSVGRLPIDWHV from the coding sequence ATGAATTTTAGATTACAGAATACCAGTTGGAATGCAGTTTTACAAGAGGAGTTTGCTCAATCTTATTTTGAGGATTTACAAAATTTTGTAGCTGCAGAGAGAAAAACAAAAACAATTTATCCCCCTCAAGAACAAGTATTTCAAGCGTTGGAAAGCCTTGATTTTTCTGATGTAAAAGTGGTGATTTTGGGACAAGATCCCTATCATGGAGAATTTCAAGCTAACGGTTTATCTTTTTCAGTACACAAAGGCGTGAAGTTTCCTCCTAGTTTAAAGAATATATTTAAAGAATTAGAGGATGATTTAGGCATTAAGAATCTTCACAATGGAGATTTATCTAGTTGGGCGAAACAAGGAGTATTGTTGCTTAATGCAACTTTAACTGTGGAAGCATCGAAGGCAGGATCACATCAAAAAAGAGGATGGGAAACCTTTACAGATGCAGTGATTGAACGAGTGGCAACTCAATTAGAGCACGTTGTTTTCATTTTGTGGGGAAGCTATGCCCAAAAAAAGGGAAAAATGATCGATCGAACAAAGCATTTGGTCTTAGAAACGGCTCACCCTTCTCCTTTATCTGTCTATAGAGGATTTTATGGAAGTAAACCCTTTTCTAAAAGTAATGAATACCTAAGTAGTGTAGGTCGCTTGCCAATTGATTGGCACGTATAA
- a CDS encoding RNA polymerase sigma factor yields the protein MSASEEEEFVQQLQHIDTKDNAFRNLIAQNKTMLYYHIRSIVIQHEDADDILQETFIKAYENIASFKGQSKLSSWLYRIATNQALDFLKQKSRLKQVTSEEYNQLVIDQIEADPFFNGDEATVLLHKAVATLPEKQQLVFKMRYFQELDYNSIAAILDTSVGALKASYHHATRKIELFLREH from the coding sequence TTGTCAGCGTCGGAAGAAGAAGAATTCGTGCAACAACTGCAACATATCGATACCAAAGACAATGCTTTTCGCAACCTTATCGCGCAAAACAAGACGATGTTGTATTACCATATTCGGTCAATTGTTATCCAGCACGAAGATGCAGATGATATTCTACAGGAAACCTTCATTAAAGCCTATGAAAACATTGCTTCCTTTAAAGGTCAGAGCAAACTTTCTTCTTGGTTATACCGGATAGCAACCAACCAAGCCCTTGATTTTTTAAAGCAAAAAAGTCGCTTAAAACAAGTCACCTCAGAGGAGTATAACCAACTGGTCATTGACCAAATAGAGGCTGATCCATTTTTCAATGGAGATGAAGCCACTGTGCTCTTGCATAAAGCCGTCGCTACCCTACCAGAGAAACAACAATTGGTTTTTAAAATGCGTTATTTTCAAGAACTAGATTACAACAGTATTGCTGCTATTTTAGACACATCTGTTGGGGCTTTAAAAGCGTCCTATCACCATGCAACAAGAAAAATAGAACTTTTTTTACGGGAGCATTAA
- a CDS encoding DUF2892 domain-containing protein, translated as MFHRYIKLGIAALVLAMAVWQFSESNIGNGIFLLFLMGLVILLYFKNEFILLSFLKLRKQDFEGAEKWLKKIKNPETALVRKQNGYYNYLMGIMTSQTNLNASEKYMKKAIELGLNMDQDLAMAKLQLAGISMTKRRKLEAQKLLGEAQKLDKQGMLKDQIKMMKEQMKRL; from the coding sequence ATGTTTCATAGGTATATTAAATTAGGTATCGCAGCACTAGTATTAGCAATGGCTGTTTGGCAGTTTTCTGAATCGAATATTGGAAATGGAATTTTCTTATTGTTCTTAATGGGGCTTGTAATACTGTTGTATTTTAAAAATGAATTCATCTTGTTGTCTTTCTTAAAATTGAGAAAACAAGATTTTGAAGGAGCTGAGAAATGGTTGAAAAAAATTAAGAATCCTGAAACAGCTTTAGTGAGAAAGCAAAATGGGTATTATAATTACTTAATGGGAATTATGACTTCTCAAACGAATTTGAATGCTTCTGAAAAATACATGAAGAAAGCAATCGAATTAGGTTTAAATATGGATCAAGATTTAGCGATGGCCAAATTGCAATTGGCGGGAATCTCAATGACGAAACGCAGAAAGTTAGAAGCGCAGAAGTTGTTAGGAGAAGCGCAGAAGTTGGATAAACAAGGCATGCTGAAAGATCAGATCAAAATGATGAAAGAACAAATGAAACGCCTGTAA
- a CDS encoding endonuclease I family protein, producing MQQYNQTSAQAFSRAIFQALFLFFLALGCSKSDSNLGDEPQPIALLPNGSVGLYYQSIDFTKRGIALKQQLTQLLSSTHHPLEHYTPDLWNALLVTDINPDNSEEIIQLYGHPKGQEQYTYQQRTQSKYNNNIHAYTSSLDRKSVWEREHVFAKANAAPRLATTIKDKQYNPHFPTSLFAGLDAHHLRAVNGYINNSRSNLRFAAGSGPAQKSNGGWYPGDEWKGDVARMMMYMYVRYGNQCYPPYNGLGNISNLDGMLDLYLQWNAEDPVSDFERFRNEYHGNPKNPYSQGNRNPFIDNPYLANAIWGMDGQYTAKNEWSKR from the coding sequence ATGCAACAATACAACCAAACTTCTGCCCAAGCCTTTTCTCGAGCTATTTTTCAGGCTTTATTTCTATTTTTTCTCGCATTAGGTTGCTCCAAGAGCGACTCTAACTTAGGTGATGAACCTCAACCTATCGCTCTACTTCCCAATGGATCGGTTGGTCTGTATTATCAATCGATTGACTTTACAAAAAGAGGAATAGCACTAAAACAACAATTAACACAACTGCTTTCGTCCACCCATCACCCCTTAGAGCACTATACCCCTGATCTTTGGAACGCCTTGTTAGTCACCGATATAAACCCAGATAATTCCGAAGAGATTATTCAACTTTACGGTCACCCAAAAGGACAAGAACAATATACCTATCAACAACGTACACAAAGTAAGTACAACAATAATATACACGCCTATACCAGTAGCCTCGATCGCAAGTCAGTATGGGAACGGGAGCACGTCTTTGCAAAGGCAAATGCCGCCCCTCGTTTGGCCACGACTATAAAAGACAAACAGTACAACCCGCATTTTCCCACTAGTCTCTTTGCGGGTCTCGATGCTCATCACTTACGGGCAGTCAATGGGTATATAAACAATAGTCGCAGCAACCTAAGATTTGCTGCCGGATCTGGTCCTGCTCAAAAATCAAATGGCGGTTGGTATCCCGGAGATGAATGGAAAGGCGATGTCGCTCGAATGATGATGTACATGTATGTTCGATACGGAAATCAATGCTATCCACCCTATAACGGACTCGGAAACATCAGTAATCTCGATGGCATGTTAGATCTCTACCTACAATGGAATGCAGAAGACCCCGTCTCCGATTTTGAACGTTTTAGAAATGAATACCATGGAAATCCCAAAAATCCCTATTCACAAGGAAACAGGAATCCCTTTATAGACAACCCTTACCTCGCTAATGCAATTTGGGGTATGGATGGTCAATATACAGCAAAAAATGAATGGTCAAAAAGGTAA
- a CDS encoding RsmB/NOP family class I SAM-dependent RNA methyltransferase, whose protein sequence is MRLHRNLVFTVIDSILLIFNEGEYADKVVAKALKKDKRWGSADRKFVAETIYEIVRWKRLYTEIAEVKEPFTRDDAWRIFTVWAVLRGYNLPDWKYFENAPIRRIKGRFDELSKIRKFKEAIPDWMDELGVKELGEELWSKEITAQNQQAQVILRVNTLKTTRKKLHAILMDLDIETIQPEEYPDALILKERANVFLTDAFKEGLFEVQDASSQLVAPFLGIQPGMRVVDTCAGAGGKTLHMAALMENKGQIIAMDIYESKQKQLKIRAKRNSAFNIEYRIIEGTKTIKKLHDKADRVLIDAPCSGLGVIKRNPDTKWKLQPEFIEEIKQVQQQILQDYSKIVKVGGNVVYATCSILPSENEKQIEKFLASEHGQNFKFVKDHKVLAHQSGFDGFYMALLERIK, encoded by the coding sequence ATGAGATTACACAGAAACTTAGTTTTTACCGTTATTGACTCTATCTTATTAATTTTCAACGAAGGGGAATATGCAGACAAAGTGGTTGCAAAAGCCTTGAAAAAAGACAAGCGTTGGGGAAGTGCAGACCGCAAATTCGTAGCGGAAACGATTTACGAAATTGTACGTTGGAAAAGGCTGTATACTGAAATCGCAGAAGTAAAAGAACCTTTTACTCGCGATGATGCATGGCGTATTTTTACCGTTTGGGCTGTATTAAGAGGGTACAACTTACCGGATTGGAAGTATTTCGAAAATGCTCCTATTCGCCGAATCAAAGGTAGATTTGATGAACTAAGTAAAATCAGAAAATTCAAAGAAGCGATTCCAGATTGGATGGATGAATTGGGCGTAAAAGAACTAGGTGAAGAACTTTGGTCTAAAGAAATAACAGCGCAAAACCAACAGGCACAGGTTATCTTACGTGTCAATACATTAAAAACAACACGTAAGAAATTACATGCTATTTTGATGGATTTAGATATTGAAACCATTCAGCCTGAAGAATATCCAGATGCACTAATTTTAAAGGAAAGAGCCAATGTATTTTTAACAGATGCGTTCAAAGAAGGCTTATTTGAAGTGCAAGATGCCTCTTCTCAGCTGGTAGCTCCTTTCTTGGGGATTCAACCAGGGATGCGCGTAGTAGACACTTGTGCTGGTGCTGGAGGAAAAACGTTGCACATGGCTGCCTTAATGGAAAACAAAGGGCAAATCATTGCTATGGACATCTATGAAAGTAAGCAAAAACAGCTAAAAATTAGAGCAAAAAGAAATAGCGCATTCAATATAGAATACCGCATCATTGAAGGAACAAAAACCATCAAAAAATTACACGACAAAGCGGATCGCGTATTGATTGACGCTCCATGTAGTGGTTTAGGGGTTATCAAGCGAAATCCTGATACCAAATGGAAGTTACAGCCTGAATTTATAGAGGAAATCAAACAAGTACAACAACAAATCCTACAAGATTATTCAAAAATCGTTAAAGTGGGTGGAAATGTAGTATATGCTACGTGTTCTATCTTGCCTTCTGAAAACGAAAAGCAAATTGAAAAATTCTTGGCTTCTGAACACGGACAGAATTTCAAATTCGTTAAAGACCACAAAGTATTGGCACACCAATCTGGTTTTGATGGATTCTACATGGCGTTGTTAGAAAGAATTAAATAA